The window GATGTTTTAAGATAGAGTACGTGATTGCATACGCATGAGGTATTTGGATTTCAATTGCGCACTCTTCACAATTTTAGAGAAACTCATAGTTAAACCTTGTTTGAGATCCATTGACAGTAGATAACTGTATCCATAGCGATGGAACATTGAAAACAGTGCTCAGAgaaatttagaaatattttaatgtttctaGACTAATAAATGAGCTCTTGCCTTACAGCAAACTACAAAAGTTCTGTTGGATCCATTCATAGGTATCAATAGAGTTAATACCATGTTAATCACAAATCACTCAAAGCAGCACGGAGAAAACAATTCCAACTATATGAATATGCATAGAACTGACCCCATTGcgcaataaatattttttgacatttttctCACGCAAGCACCTCTAAGGTACATGTGAACATCTGAAATTACCGTAAAAGACAAACTGCCTTTATATTATTCGttttatatatgaatacatCCCAAACAAAACATTAGTTTAATATAGGAACTTACGTCTACTGAATTTGTCCTTGTCGAATCCGATCATAAGGAAGAATGGGATCAAGCAAAATAAACTGAGCAGAACGATGAGCACAATTTCCAAAGTACACTTTTTGCTTGGAAGACTTTCAGTCCTCCCTGAAGATTTTGAGGTTATTTCTTGACGAGAGGTGTTATTTCTTGGTGTTTCGGTTGTGTTTGGTCGCTCAGTTGTTATACTGGAACATAAGGCTGAAGGAAATGATGAAGGAGGCGTAGAAGTGAGCGGTGGAGTAGAAGATTTAGATGTTAAACACCAATTTTTGTAGCCTACAAAACAGACAGACACGATGAAAGTACAGATACAGCAACCATGGAATTCTTTTCTACCACCTTGAATGCATTCCACTCTGTAAAGATGACATTTAAATCGTCTCGAAACATTGCAAGTCTGAAAACACAGTTTAAATAGCTGGTAGAAATTATAAATAAGACGTATAAATAACAAAGATTAAAACTATGTGAATGAAGTTAATTTAAATGGTATAAAGTGTAAATAAGTGTAAATGGCATCACTTGTTTTTATCTCTCACTCTATCATGGAATGTGTACACTGTGTCTCTAATGTGCACAGTGTGTCTCTAATGTGCACACTGTGTCTCTAATGTGCACGCTGTGTCTCTAATGTGCACACTGTGTCTCTAATGTGCACACTGTGTCTCTAATGTGCACACTGTGTCTCTAATGTGCACACTGTGTCTCTAATATGTACACTGTGTCTCTAATGTGTACGCTGTGTCTCTAATGTGCACACTGTGTCTCTAATGTGCACACTGCGTCTCTAATGTGCACACTGTGTCTCTAATATGTACACTGTGTCTCTAATGTGCACACTGTGTCTCTAATATGTACACTGTGTCTCTAATGTGTACGCTGTGTCTCTAATGTGCACACTGTGTCTCTAATGTGCACACTGCGTCTCTAATGTGCACACTGTGTCTCTAATGTGCACACTGTGTCTCTAATATGTACACTGTGTCTCTAATGTAAAGTGTTAATAAAAACCCTTTCACTAgttattatgttattaatttcatttttatgttttgtttagGTTTTCACATGTGGGTTTTCACACAGTTCTatatgatgtatttttgtatatttatattatatttgtgttTATATTTGTATGTTATAACTTAAAGTATGCCATTAATATTTTTTGGGGCTCTGAGATGAAATAGCCAAAATATATCGTTTTCTGATAATTACCTTATGTTTGCTTTAACAGTTTTGACAGATAAAGCAATAATCCAACGGATTCTTCATGTCATTTTGGTTTCAAAAACCATCCACCAATTAAATAAGTAGCTCATGGAGAGCagtttgatctttacaaacacATAATTGCAAGGTGTCAGTAGaggtgtccacaaaatcgtattaataataactcTTGTACACCGATAACatttaattctttcgttgttgctgttcgtatcgaagtccgttttcTGATGGTTTTTAAACttcttttttcaaaattctgatgagctagttgaaaaatacgGTGCCACACCTCTGATAAAATGtcactatagaagaagggttgaaaaatagataccatggcgttcaaatagaggttttacggtaagctAAAAGTTGTGAGAAAGTTATGGGCCTTGTAAGCACATAGTAACAAGTATCATTCAAAATCACTTTCATCACTGTACTACAAAGCAGCGGGTTTGAGCAACATTAAAATAAACCTGTACTTTGTCGGGTTTTAAATTTAGAAAGATTATCACTTGGAGTTATGTGCTCTTGTAACTAATAAGAACGCTGAGTAGAGCAATACCTTGTATAATATACTGAGTTACAGTAATTTTAATGTTAATGGAAAGACAGCATATTGTTTGATACTGACTGTatgaaattattaaatatttgttactTTAGAGGGGagtatgtaaatgtattgtTTTCATGAGTGACAAAAATAATATTCCTATCAGCAACAATCTTTACCATACTGAGAACAATGTCTGTACGTCTGCCCAAAGCTACACTATGAGTGTGAAGAAAAAGATTGCCTCACACAGGAGTTGAAACCTCAATATTTCAATGTGAATATTTCAATGTGACACCAAGCCCACTACCACTGCACCACTCAATAACCTTTCTGGATGTaagaataactgtgcacataccTATTACATATGTTGATCTTTCACAACACACAGTACTACCAGCACTAGTACATATAATCAATATTAATATATCATCTACACGTATGTAGTATTCTCTTCTCTAATGCTATACTGTGATGTACAGACATACTCGGATGTTCAACATAGCTAAGCAAGGTCTTGGGAACTCTACCAGATCCTGTTTGATAATCGGAAGAATGGACTCAATATAATTATGGTATATAGATGCTATATACATTACCTATGCAGTAGTCGTAGCTACACAAGAAGTTGTCCAGGATGGAACATGCCTCCTTACAACTGTAGACAGTGCCACCAAGGGTCTTGTTTCTCTTGTCGCAGTTTATGTTAAAATCTCTGGATGTTTCTAACTCCTCGCAGTCATTCTTTGACCAGGTACAATTCTCAGGAATAGTTTGACTGTTTGCAATCACCAATATGGCCACAAGTATTAACAGCTCCTTGGTTACCATTCTGATTTCTCACCAACTGAAAATAAAACCACCGATTACCAGATTCTTCTTTAACCACTACATATGCTGCTAGCAACAGGTTTTAATTTAATGCGAAATCTGCAAATAAGTCAAATTTCTGTACTTTAGGGTAGAGAACattgaaaattattttgctttaaTTCCCTTCTCTAATCATGTGATCAGCGGATATATTTGTCACATTTTGGTATGTTTATGAAAGAGGATCCACTTAGATTGAACCAAGCATATAATGACTGAACATAAACCCTAACGAAATAAGACAAAGTACACGTAATATCCTTGAATAACAACTCCTTCACACAAGGTCGTGACAACAAAAGGACGACAGATAACAGACACTCTTACCTGCTAAGTAGCTCTCCCCACTGTTTGACTAGCAACACCGAGCAATATAGTAGAAATGCAATGATTTACATGCCAGCATGGTCAGTACATAAACGCATGCATATGGAATGCGGCCAGTAAGCCTATAATAGGTTAGTTCTTTACCTTGGTTGACCAATCAAATGAAACTATTTACTCATGATATGCTCTAAGCTCGTACATGTAGTTTAGTTCACAAACTCTAGTTGACTTATCAGGCAGGATATACACCCTCCCTCCCTGTAGTAAATGATATAATCTAGAATGAGTtgaataatattgttatataaatTACCTGTAGTGGTTTGCCAGTTAGCTGTAAAATATTCCAGCCTTTTTAATTGACTTTGTTTGTTGGCTGTGCCGTCACCCTGCTGCTGGTCTATTCATGCATTTGAACAGAGAGTTCTAATAAACCTGTTCCAGGACAGATGTGGTAATTGTATAGCACCTTCAAACTCCTACTGCTTATGTGTTGTCACTGCCAAGGCAGGGTGTTTATCATATAGCTTTACCTAGATGTTTAGCAACTGCCTTCTTTTTGGTTCATTCTAACAAATCTCCTCAGACTGCGAAGTTGTGTAACTTATTAATGTTATTTAGTAGTATCATAGCTTAACAACTTTGCATTACTACCAACTCTCTCGTAGAAAAGGTGAAAGAGGTATGTTACTTACCgactgttatattttatatagcttGCTTGTATATCTAACTTGATTTCTGTTAAAGTAcagtattttaaattttgaatagcAGTGTTATGCCTTTACTGCTTAAAATTCTACTGtttacaatttaaataatttgaaaaaattgtttttaaagttttaaaattcactgCTAAAATTTCCTACAcattatttgtataaaattcTGTTTTGTCAATTATTAAACACTTATTTATTTGCAAGTCTAGCCTTGTATTACTTCCATGCAGCCTTACAGTGTTTATGAGGCTCGAAAGCCTGCAGGAATAaataaacttatatataaaaTCATTAAATGCACCTGTATGAGACTTCAAAGGTCAAGGACATTAGATAAGCAACTTGTTGATTGGTTAGTGGCTATGAAAGACGTGGAAGTAAGTCTGTTCTTCTAAATACTTGaagagtttttttatttttagtagctAATATTATGTACTGACTGTATGTTGGTCATTAGTCAATTAGTAATGGTAAGTTACTATTACTAATTAATATCAAACATTTCAATCGGGATCTCATTGCTGACAGAATTAACTACTTCAGACACAAACATGCTGTCAACAAATGGCAGCATCCTAAACCTAGAGTCAATACATATCTTGGTCTGTAACGCTCTTTGTGTAGTCACCCGTACTATATTGTAACTATGTTTGCAATATATACAAAACGTTGTCAAGGTTACTAGATAAGACAACGCCATTCTAATAGTTTTATATGTCCTTACATACCTGTGTGATGAGTAGACCATTGCACCATTAGTAGTATGTCAAAGAGCTTAATATCTGTAAAGTCCACAGCATCGAGTCTAGTTATTGAAACAAAGACAAATCTCAACTAAAaccttaataaataattaattaattcaagaaataattattaaattaatcaaaaagttaattaaataattgatccttatttaataaattaatttatttattctataaactaattaaacaattaattaataaattaactAATAATTTAATAGCTAAATAATTAACAAGTTTTCAACAAAAAAAGGCTGAGCGAGTGCTTTTCTGTTCTAGGTGTTTCCATTTTACTATTTTGTGTTACTAATTGATCAAATAATAACTATAGGGTATTTTCATAGTAGTGGCTATCAAAAACTGGCTCGTacactcgtatctcaaggaaaAAACTCACTAGAAAGTcagctcatatctcaagtttctccCAAGTTGGGACATTCGTTTGTAGAGACGTGACCATATACTTAGTGATTTCTATCACAAATCCGGTGGAAAAGATCAAAAAAGCAAGAGTACAGAAAAGATGACAGCTGTCAACTTGTATTGACTTGGCTTTAGTTCTGATAAACAGCACCATCCTCGCTCACAGTTCCTATGACATTGCTAGACAGGTACCTGAACATTGGCTATGAGTGAATCCAGTTTCCTCTGGCTGATCAGCCAGTAACTGTGTTTCTTTTTCAGCATCTGAGTTCTTTTTGGAGTTATCCTTAGCAGTTTCCTACCAAATAGCACAATCATAGCCTTAAAGCTCCAGTTTGGTGTTTTATCTGATTTTCACATAGTTATAAGCAAAACAACTGAAGAGATTAATCCTAGAAAATAATGAATCTGCAAGGAACATAGTCTAATCCCTTCTATTTGTTTTAAAGTGACAGTACAAAGGAAATCTATAGGCACTGTATGTTGTAGGAAAGTGCACTTATATGAGATATCAATGTGACTTTTTAGTTTCTCAATGaattaaaatatgtttgtaaGGTTCTATTCACTACATGACTATGTAAcatgttattattttaaactAGAGTGTGGTTCAGCAAATTGAGTTTATTTACAACTCATGTAAGTTTATCTGCGAGTTCCACAAATGCCACAGTATAGATTACAATCAACGTAGGCTCCCTGTTCACCTGCTTACTTCATATCATGGCTGACATATCCTAACACAATGAAGCTATTAACAACATGAGTAACATCAGCAGAGGTTGCTTGCAAAGCTAACTATTTAGTgtaaaaacaaagcaaataataGTAATCAATGATTTGCATAATTAATAAAAGTTGTCAAAAGAGTAACtggataaataataataaagttgAGCATAGCAACTGAAACAAGGGAAATGCCTACATGAAGTTTTTTCTTTGTGTTGTTTTGAAATGCTGCTGGCGTCTCCAACAAGTTCTATTAGAGAATGTTTGTTTAGCAATTATTTATGTAAGTAGCGTAATACAATAGTGAATAGTCGTTGCTACAATTTCACACTGTTATAAATACTGGGCTCATGTAAAGTAAATACATCAGTGACTATATTGTTAAGTTTCGAATGGCATGAAAGCGATTGAATcatcacaaaaacaaacaaattgatTTTTAGAAATACGATAACAAATAACCTGGTTACAAGTGAGCGGATGCCGGTCATGTGTAGTGCTGATCATAACAACCACGTTGCTAAACAGTGGAATGACTTTCGTGTGCACAGCCGTACGCTAGACACAATAGCTGATTTTTTATTCCTCAAATAGATAAAACCTTTTTCACTCAAATTGAGCTTTGAGATGCTCTCAAGGAAGTGAGCCATAGTCATTCATGCAGTAAAGTACAGCGTGTAAAACTGAGTACAGCTTGATTCTCCTAAATATCATGTAAAAACATACCCGAGGAGTCTGTTGTGAAGCAGATCGGATGATCACTTGCTCTTCAATAGACAGCTGTCTGTGCATACTCGGTCTGCTGCCTTCTGACCGTTCTAACTCCATGCAATGCTAGAATACAGATATTCAGCTCAGTGACTGTGTCAGAATGATAAGAGGTGCAGAGCATctagttttataaaaagtttgCTCTCCTTTTGGGTTGAAGTTAGATACAAATAATTCATTgaagcaataataatataatttataattaaatgcAACTGCTAAATAGTCAGTAAGCCACCTCCAATTATTGTTCAGTTCCGCTCCAGTTGCATGGATATACAAGTGTGGGTTGTGGATTATAGAATTGAAGGTGCTGAACAACATGGCAGGTAGTAACTCACTGCAAACCAGCTCATTCACTCAGAattaatgattttttgagaACCAAACTTGAGGAGTTGCCCTCTCTTGCCAAACGGATTTCAGCCATTTCATTGGTCCAAAGCGCAAGGTCGTTTAAGGGTGAATACAGTGTGTAAAGCTCTagcatttatttatattcagAAATTGAGTTCCAATCGACATGTTTTTGATTTCTGAGTAAGATAATCAGCATTATGATTTGTTGCTGCCACTTTCAAAGCACTAGCCAAAGAAATCCATCCAAACAACTGAGTCAGCATTGCTAAGATAAGTTGCTGAAGTATGCCAAAGACTGGGTAGTTACTAATAAAGATCCAGAAAGAACTTTGTGCAAGGAATATATACATTCTTATTCTTATGATGATGTTGTTGATAAGTCCACTGGTAGCAAAGCTGAGCTGCCTCTCATTCACCAAACCTGCTATGCAAGGATAACCATCTTAGCAAAGCTCACATCAGCACAACAGTCAAATGTAAGTAAGCTTATAATTCTGAACCT of the Watersipora subatra chromosome 4, tzWatSuba1.1, whole genome shotgun sequence genome contains:
- the LOC137394772 gene encoding uncharacterized protein, with amino-acid sequence MVTKELLILVAILVIANSQTIPENCTWSKNDCEELETSRDFNINCDKRNKTLGGTVYSCKEACSILDNFLCSYDYCIGYKNWCLTSKSSTPPLTSTPPSSFPSALCSSITTERPNTTETPRNNTSRQEITSKSSGRTESLPSKKCTLEIVLIVLLSLFCLIPFFLMIGFDKDKFSRRWRWIKVKLQKNNKRNTRTPEDFELPESPTRDHADSAENNDIARRQASDNETAEGVMETTSSVEKPEDSLLQQINHLHTRLKQKLKVNPEYWAKVEKACKKKKEMQRPKSESRPSDLQNLSTTDGGASETERLLHVSNDTSERIFTDFTLCEIYYMIQLHGRQGEDPQGEAP